In Nerophis ophidion isolate RoL-2023_Sa linkage group LG02, RoL_Noph_v1.0, whole genome shotgun sequence, one DNA window encodes the following:
- the LOC133542373 gene encoding uncharacterized protein LOC133542373, with protein MLFLSFTSRQTMPAFCEGWHKCHQPRTADEIAQAKYIILRAAQKAAFSGELLALQENKPVSRNSPLLKLNPTLEDGLICVGGRLKCSELTLLEKNPVILPKKSHISVLLTHHHHVQVKHQGLHFTEGAIRAAGLWILGGRSLINSILHKCTICRRLRGKVQEQQMANLPPERLKSCPPFTYVGVDVFGPCSVLTRRTRGGQAESKRWAMMFTCLSSRAVHIELIESVDTTSCINALRRFFALRGPANQLHSDCGTNFTGACKELGMNKAVQNFLSEKQCIWKFNPPHASHMGGSWEQMIGIARRILDSMLLQHGTRITHEVLCTLMAEVTAIINARPLLPVSIDPQQPFILSPAMLLTQKAGAPPPPGEFTERDLYIKQRKQVQAFANQFWSRWRREYLPSLRQRQKWNMSRRNLQVGDLVLLKDKQAARNYWPMAMVTATFPGIDNLVRKVEVKTTDQGTPKTFLRPVTEVVLLLPKD; from the coding sequence atgttgttCCTCAGTTTCACATCTCGCCAAACAATGCCAGCCTTCTGTGAAGGCTGGCACAAGTGTCACCAACCACGCACTGCAGATGAAATTGCCCAAGCTAAATATATTATTCTGAGGGCAGCACAAAAGGCAGCCTTCTCAGGAGAGCTTTTAGCTTTACAAGAAAACAAGCCAGTTTCAAGAAACAGCCCTTTGTTGAAACTCAACCCAACATTGGAGGATGGACTCATTTGTGTGGGAGGTAGACTAAAGTGCTCTGAACTCACACTTTTAGAAAAGAATCCTGTAATTCTCCCCAAGAAAAGCCACATCTCTGTGTTGCTCACACACCACCACCATGTGCAGGTAAAACATCAAGGCCTTCATTTTACTGAAGGAGCCATCAGAGCAGCAGGATTGTGGATTCTAGGTGGACGGTCTTTAATCAACTCAATTCTTCACAAATGCACAATCTGTCGTAGACTTCGAGGGAAGGTTCAAGAACAACAAATGGCTAATTTGCCTCCGGAACGTCTTAAATCCTGCCCTCCTTTTACGTATGTGGGAGTCGATGTCTTTGGACCCTGTTCTGTCTTAACCAGACGTACCAGAGGAGGACAAGCAGAGAGCAAGCGGTGGGCCATGATGTTCACTTGTCTTAGTTCGAGAGCTGTTCATATCGAGTTAATCGAGTCTGTGGACACTACAAGTTGTATCAACGCCCTCAGGCGTTTTTTCGCACTTCGAGGTCCAGCAAATCAACTTCATTCTGATTGTGGCACTAATTTTACGGGAGCATGCAAAGAGCTTGGAATGAACAAGGCAGTGCAGAACTTCCTCAGTGAAAAGCAGTGCATTTGGAAATTCAACCCACCACACGCTTCCCACATGGGAGGCTCTTGGGAGCAAATGATCGGGATTGCAAGAAGAATCCTGGATTCAATGTTACTGCAGCATGGGACTCGTATAACCCATGAAGTTCTTTGCACTCTGATGGCGGAAGTCACTGCAATTATAAATGCACGACCACTTCTGCCTGTATCCATTGATCCACAACAACCCTTCATTCTTTCACCAGCAATGCTCCTAACACAGAAGGCAGGAGCTCCACCTCCACCTGGAGAATTCACAGAGAGGGACCTTTACATCAAACAAAGGAAGCAAGTGCAAGCATTTGCAAACCAGTTTTGGAGCCGATGGAGAAGGGAGTACCTTCCTTCTTTGCGACAGAGACAGAAATGGAATATGTCAAGGCGAAACCTTCAAGTAGGAGATCTAGTTCTCCTCAAGGACAAGCAAGCTGCACGTAACTACTGGCCTATGGCCATGGTCACCGCCACGTTCCCCGGGATCGACAATTTGGTCAGGAAGGTCGAAGTGAAGACTACAGACCAAGGAACcccaaaaacatttttgagaCCAGTAACAGAAGTTGTTTTACTCCTGCCCAAAGACTAG